In Priestia megaterium NBRC 15308 = ATCC 14581, the following proteins share a genomic window:
- the gerPC gene encoding spore germination protein GerPC encodes MDYIQQVHQYVQQMSSYIQQQEGRIAQLEKNVQELQKKIKELGEQPPIKIDKIEYKFEQLKIDSLDGTLNIGLNPLTPDNLEDIIINEKPEVTFSQGAQPQGQPPQGEQPGQPGGPGPQNPSLKPLDRQLEKQWVSDIHETILAELNQYGFSIVQHVLDERSMMIDESYYEFILEDIKKQLQQRITFYIQQVQPEEMERNFEQIKPQIIGKLYEDMKKGIDAFLTYLPESLKKGGPPS; translated from the coding sequence ATGGACTATATTCAGCAGGTACATCAGTATGTTCAGCAAATGTCTTCGTATATTCAGCAGCAAGAAGGACGCATTGCTCAGCTTGAAAAAAACGTACAAGAACTTCAGAAAAAAATAAAAGAGTTAGGTGAACAGCCACCTATTAAAATTGATAAAATTGAATATAAATTTGAACAGTTAAAAATTGATTCATTAGATGGAACATTAAATATTGGATTAAACCCTCTTACGCCTGATAATTTAGAAGATATCATTATCAATGAGAAACCAGAAGTAACGTTTTCGCAAGGAGCTCAGCCACAAGGGCAGCCGCCTCAAGGTGAGCAGCCGGGACAACCCGGAGGTCCTGGACCACAAAATCCTAGCTTAAAACCATTGGACCGCCAGCTAGAAAAACAGTGGGTCTCTGATATCCACGAAACGATTTTAGCTGAGCTTAATCAATATGGATTTTCTATAGTTCAACATGTGCTTGATGAGCGCTCGATGATGATTGATGAATCGTACTACGAGTTTATTTTAGAAGATATTAAAAAGCAGCTGCAGCAGCGGATTACTTTTTATATACAGCAAGTTCAGCCGGAAGAAATGGAACGAAATTTTGAACAAATTAAACCTCAAATTATCGGTAAACTTTATGAAGATATGAAAAAAGGAATTGATGCATTTTTAACGTATTTACCTGAATCTTTAAAGAAAGGTGGACCCCCTTCATGA
- a CDS encoding spore germination protein GerPB — protein sequence MNFYVNQSICIQSMKISAVSNSSVLQIGSVGVIKPNSNLFNTGGFTGAAPTETKKGILGSVSPSTFIPGTGAGTAPAPFSQSLTPPVRDND from the coding sequence ATGAACTTTTATGTGAATCAAAGTATCTGTATTCAAAGTATGAAAATCAGTGCTGTAAGTAACTCTTCGGTACTTCAAATTGGAAGTGTCGGTGTTATTAAACCAAACTCAAATCTCTTTAATACAGGAGGGTTTACAGGCGCTGCACCTACTGAAACAAAAAAAGGCATTCTTGGATCTGTTTCCCCTTCTACCTTTATTCCCGGAACCGGCGCGGGCACTGCCCCAGCTCCTTTCTCACAGTCGTTAACTCCCCCAGTTCGAGACAACGACTGA
- a CDS encoding spore germination protein encodes MPAIVGVVNLNSVGSASVFHIGDVYTIAPISTAKTFAGAGSFNTGDGLYVVNQQSSTNTSDNDVNDQNVAGNL; translated from the coding sequence ATGCCTGCCATTGTTGGTGTTGTTAATCTTAACAGTGTTGGTTCAGCCAGCGTCTTTCATATTGGAGATGTTTATACAATAGCCCCTATTTCCACTGCTAAAACATTTGCTGGCGCAGGTTCGTTTAATACAGGTGACGGATTATATGTTGTGAATCAGCAGAGCTCAACCAATACGTCAGACAATGACGTAAATGATCAAAATGTCGCTGGAAATCTATAA
- a CDS encoding DUF418 domain-containing protein yields the protein MKRFKMNAADKEQRIEAADVLKGIALIGILLMNMPNFYSPASYYDHNLLDGSRMNYVANGLVDVVVGQTGYALLAILFGFGFMKMFQRTYERQVSFTPFYVRRITALLLVGAIHALFIWHGDMIVMYSFFALMMLFFQEAKKEVLLAWGIGIFSIYAVIMIVILTAAAFVNEGETAAGIHQPIIDQALQAYGHGSLVSIFHQRLLDWYYAYNLNTVPFLFLSLFPLFLLGGFMAKSEWFEEIEEYIVETKWLCLISFIVYAASSVLPYVLDHNVATSYIHDTIGGTAGAIFIVTLVTLAMRSVSIQKVMQPFALLGRMILTNYIVQSIVCTFLFYSYGLGYYGHISIVEGLAIAGIIIFIQLLGSRIWMSLFSDGPLEKLIRYATYGRSR from the coding sequence ATGAAACGTTTCAAAATGAACGCAGCTGATAAAGAACAGCGCATTGAGGCAGCAGATGTATTAAAAGGAATCGCGCTTATTGGTATTTTGCTCATGAACATGCCGAATTTTTATTCACCTGCTTCCTATTACGACCATAATTTGTTGGACGGTTCAAGAATGAATTATGTTGCTAATGGATTGGTTGATGTAGTTGTAGGGCAGACAGGCTACGCGCTGCTCGCTATTTTGTTTGGATTTGGTTTTATGAAAATGTTCCAGCGTACATACGAAAGGCAAGTAAGCTTTACTCCTTTTTATGTACGAAGAATCACGGCTTTGCTTCTTGTTGGTGCTATTCATGCTTTATTTATTTGGCACGGTGATATGATTGTGATGTACAGCTTCTTCGCTTTGATGATGCTATTTTTTCAAGAAGCAAAGAAAGAAGTGTTATTAGCGTGGGGAATCGGAATATTTAGCATTTATGCTGTGATTATGATTGTTATTTTAACAGCAGCGGCTTTTGTTAACGAAGGAGAGACAGCAGCGGGAATTCACCAGCCTATTATTGACCAGGCGCTTCAAGCATATGGACACGGAAGTCTTGTGTCAATCTTTCATCAGCGCTTGCTTGATTGGTACTACGCGTATAATTTAAATACGGTTCCTTTTCTGTTTTTATCGCTATTTCCACTGTTTTTATTAGGCGGTTTTATGGCAAAAAGCGAGTGGTTCGAAGAAATAGAAGAATATATAGTGGAGACAAAGTGGCTTTGTCTTATTTCATTCATCGTGTATGCAGCATCATCTGTATTGCCGTATGTTTTAGATCACAATGTAGCGACATCGTATATTCACGATACAATCGGAGGAACGGCAGGAGCAATTTTTATTGTAACGTTGGTCACATTAGCTATGCGAAGTGTATCTATTCAAAAAGTCATGCAGCCATTTGCCCTTTTGGGGAGAATGATTTTAACTAATTATATTGTCCAGTCCATTGTATGCACATTTCTTTTTTACTCATATGGGTTAGGATACTACGGACATATTTCAATTGTAGAAGGCTTGGCTATTGCGGGGATTATCATTTTTATTCAACTGCTGGGAAGCCGGATATGGATGAGCCTATTTTCAGATGGACCCCTTGAAAAACTCATTCGGTATGCTACTTATGGACGCAGCCGCTAA
- a CDS encoding DUF1516 family protein: MAPLHIHVTLWTLLIISFVVSLILHRAGKAKGQKILHMVARLLYLLVLVSGLHMLAAWYHFQGAALIKGIAGVLVLVGMEMVLVRTEKRKRTGVAWGVLVIALILVFYYGYVVLG; this comes from the coding sequence ATGGCTCCACTACATATTCATGTAACGCTTTGGACATTATTAATTATCTCGTTTGTGGTTTCGTTGATTTTACATCGAGCAGGTAAAGCTAAAGGTCAAAAAATCCTACATATGGTGGCGAGACTCCTATACTTATTAGTATTAGTATCAGGTCTGCATATGTTAGCGGCTTGGTACCATTTTCAAGGCGCAGCGCTCATTAAAGGAATTGCCGGAGTGTTAGTGCTTGTGGGAATGGAAATGGTACTTGTTCGTACTGAAAAAAGAAAGCGTACAGGCGTTGCTTGGGGAGTACTTGTAATTGCGCTTATCTTAGTATTCTATTACGGATATGTCGTACTAGGATAA
- a CDS encoding DUF2777 domain-containing protein, with protein MNHYSKQQALNNQPRSFVIGTVECVDSQWIFFEDESDEASMLHEVMDDTLELLIDTRWEKAIMVDDRQIKLHDGTYLLRNGDKLRLTKKLPYAYEQLLQSLPKETFLSFTQHLNSLKFSLYDCIYCHNTLCFLPTDGDTKGANFIIYDNEEKICAVQHLFERGTHHLDRFEYTVNDGERSMNLFLD; from the coding sequence ATGAATCATTATTCTAAACAACAAGCTCTGAACAATCAGCCGCGTTCCTTCGTGATTGGTACGGTTGAATGTGTTGATTCACAGTGGATTTTCTTTGAAGATGAAAGTGACGAAGCTTCCATGCTCCATGAAGTAATGGATGATACCTTAGAACTTCTTATTGATACACGCTGGGAAAAAGCCATTATGGTTGATGACCGTCAAATAAAGCTTCACGATGGAACGTATTTATTGCGAAATGGGGATAAGCTAAGACTGACTAAAAAGCTACCTTATGCATACGAACAGCTTCTTCAATCACTACCGAAAGAGACCTTTTTATCATTCACTCAGCACTTAAATTCATTAAAATTCTCTCTTTATGATTGTATTTACTGTCACAACACATTATGTTTTTTACCGACAGACGGTGATACAAAAGGTGCTAATTTTATCATTTATGACAATGAGGAAAAAATTTGTGCCGTTCAGCATTTATTCGAACGAGGCACACATCACCTAGATCGATTTGAATATACCGTTAATGATGGAGAACGTTCAATGAATCTTTTTTTAGATTAA
- the asnB gene encoding asparagine synthase (glutamine-hydrolyzing), producing MCGITGWVDLKRSLLNETATITKMADTLSKRGPDDTNVWTQQHVAFGHKRLVVVDPQGGRQPMTREKNEQLYTLCYNGELYNTEDIRKELLKRGYQFQGHSDTEVLLTSYIEWKESCVDHFNGIFAFSIWDEANEKLFIARDRMGVKPLFYRSYEGGIQFASELKAILAHPEVKAEVGLDGLAEVFGLGPSRSPGHGVFKEINELRPAHALTLTRNGLKIWRYWNVKSEQHTDDLGETTEKVKFLVQDAIVRQLVSDVPVCTFLSGGVDSSAITAIAANAFKESGKGSLHTYSIDYEDNDKFFKANEFQPNSDGTYIKLMSDTFQTNHHRCIISTEDLVQHLTEAVEVRDLPGMADVDSSLLWFCREIKQDFVVSLSGECADEIFGGYPWFHRKHDLSSDTFPWMRSLDARIDLLQSSWRKKLQLEDYVRARYEETLKEVPELEGESLEDAQRRKLFYLNQIWFMTTLLDRKDRMSMGASLEVRVPFADHRLVEYAWNIPWEMKMTGNKEKGILRKALEGILPHDVLYRKKSPYPKTHNPAYTKAVTVWLQSLLQDKQSPLHEFFDKQQLKHIIDTGGEGFKAPWFGQLMTGPQLLAHLAQIHVWFNHNNIQIVE from the coding sequence ATGTGTGGTATAACGGGTTGGGTCGACTTAAAGCGATCGCTTTTAAATGAAACAGCAACAATAACAAAAATGGCTGACACTTTATCGAAAAGAGGTCCTGATGACACCAACGTATGGACACAGCAGCATGTTGCTTTTGGGCACAAACGCTTAGTTGTAGTAGATCCTCAAGGCGGAAGACAGCCCATGACAAGAGAAAAAAATGAACAGCTCTATACGCTTTGCTATAATGGAGAGCTTTACAACACGGAAGATATTCGGAAAGAATTACTAAAAAGAGGTTATCAATTTCAGGGACATTCAGATACGGAAGTACTTTTAACATCTTATATAGAATGGAAAGAATCATGCGTAGATCATTTTAACGGTATCTTTGCTTTTTCAATCTGGGATGAAGCCAATGAAAAGTTATTTATAGCACGCGACAGAATGGGAGTGAAGCCCTTATTCTATCGATCTTATGAAGGTGGAATTCAATTTGCATCGGAATTAAAAGCGATATTAGCTCATCCTGAGGTGAAAGCGGAAGTAGGATTAGATGGATTAGCAGAAGTGTTTGGCTTAGGACCTTCTCGTTCTCCCGGCCACGGCGTATTTAAAGAAATAAATGAATTACGCCCGGCTCACGCGCTCACGCTTACTCGTAACGGGTTGAAAATTTGGCGATACTGGAACGTGAAAAGTGAGCAGCATACAGATGATTTAGGTGAAACTACAGAAAAAGTTAAATTTTTAGTGCAAGACGCGATTGTAAGACAGCTAGTGTCGGATGTCCCGGTTTGTACATTTTTATCAGGTGGAGTAGATTCAAGTGCCATTACAGCAATTGCTGCAAATGCGTTCAAAGAAAGCGGCAAGGGCTCTCTTCATACGTATTCTATCGATTATGAAGATAATGATAAATTTTTTAAAGCAAATGAGTTTCAGCCAAATTCTGATGGAACTTATATCAAGCTCATGTCGGATACGTTTCAAACAAATCATCACCGCTGCATTATTTCAACGGAGGACCTTGTGCAGCATTTAACAGAGGCTGTAGAGGTGAGAGACCTTCCTGGAATGGCTGATGTAGATTCATCGCTGCTTTGGTTTTGCCGTGAAATCAAACAAGATTTTGTTGTGAGCTTATCAGGAGAATGTGCGGATGAAATTTTTGGAGGATATCCGTGGTTTCACCGAAAACATGATTTGTCTTCGGATACCTTCCCGTGGATGCGTTCATTAGACGCTCGAATTGATTTGCTGCAAAGTTCATGGAGAAAGAAATTACAGTTAGAAGATTATGTGCGTGCAAGATATGAAGAAACATTAAAGGAAGTGCCTGAATTAGAAGGTGAATCGTTAGAAGATGCGCAGCGGAGAAAGCTGTTTTATTTAAATCAGATTTGGTTTATGACAACTTTATTAGATCGTAAAGATCGTATGAGCATGGGCGCGAGCTTAGAAGTACGCGTACCTTTTGCAGATCATCGTCTTGTGGAATATGCATGGAATATTCCGTGGGAGATGAAAATGACGGGCAATAAAGAGAAGGGGATTTTACGAAAAGCGCTTGAAGGAATTTTGCCTCATGACGTTCTTTATCGCAAGAAAAGCCCTTATCCTAAAACGCATAACCCAGCTTATACAAAAGCTGTAACTGTATGGCTTCAATCTCTTTTACAAGATAAACAGTCACCTCTTCATGAATTTTTTGATAAGCAACAGTTAAAGCATATTATTGATACAGGCGGAGAAGGATTTAAAGCACCGTGGTTTGGTCAATTAATGACAGGACCTCAGCTGCTAGCTCATCTAGCTCAAATTCACGTCTGGTTTAATCACAATAATATTCAAATTGTGGAATGA
- a CDS encoding phytoene desaturase family protein, producing MQKNVIVIGAGPGGLAAAMLLASHGYKVDVYEKQGYVGGRNSAIKMSGYTFDMGPTFLSMPQIFEELFQAANRNAHDYMDLKRLNLMYELIFDDAQIQMTDNHKKMKEEIERLYPGNGEGYERFMKDTEAKMAALLPLLQGEMDRFHHYLKPEAIRALPHLSLGKTLYDVLGKYFTDEKLKLAFTFQSKYLGMSPWECPGAFSILSFMEHAYGIFHPIGGVNQLSQAMAKVVEEHQGHIHLNQGVQKLWIENKRVKGIILENGERIGADDVIINGDFAHAMTNLIDEGTLKKYAVKKLEKKKYSCSTFMIYLGIDKQYKDLPHHTIVFAEDYKKNVEEITKTLALSEDPSIYIQNPGVTDPTLAPEGKSALYILAPVPNNFSGVNWDEKQKDFRDAVLKIVEKKTGFKDLESHIEVEKIISPKQWEEDVLVYKGATFNLGHQLTQMMVLRPHNKFEELENCWLVGGGTHPGSGLPTILESSRITTKLILKRDGQLLNEPFKTMKEMESAL from the coding sequence ATGCAAAAAAACGTAATCGTGATTGGAGCAGGTCCAGGAGGACTAGCGGCAGCGATGCTGTTAGCAAGTCATGGCTATAAAGTAGATGTATATGAAAAGCAAGGATACGTGGGCGGGCGAAATTCAGCGATTAAAATGTCGGGTTATACGTTTGATATGGGTCCTACATTTTTGAGCATGCCACAGATTTTTGAAGAATTATTTCAAGCTGCTAATCGCAATGCGCATGATTATATGGACTTAAAGCGTCTAAATCTCATGTATGAGCTTATTTTCGATGATGCGCAGATTCAGATGACGGATAACCATAAAAAGATGAAAGAAGAAATCGAACGTTTATACCCAGGAAACGGAGAAGGCTATGAGCGCTTTATGAAAGACACCGAAGCAAAGATGGCGGCTTTGCTGCCTTTATTGCAGGGCGAGATGGATCGTTTTCATCACTATTTAAAGCCTGAAGCAATTCGAGCACTGCCGCATTTATCCTTAGGTAAAACGCTCTATGATGTACTTGGCAAGTATTTCACTGATGAGAAATTGAAATTAGCTTTTACTTTTCAATCGAAGTACTTGGGAATGTCCCCTTGGGAATGTCCAGGAGCCTTTTCTATTTTATCGTTTATGGAACACGCTTACGGTATCTTCCATCCAATAGGAGGAGTAAACCAACTATCTCAAGCAATGGCAAAAGTAGTGGAAGAACATCAAGGGCACATCCACTTAAACCAAGGGGTCCAAAAACTATGGATTGAAAATAAGAGAGTAAAAGGAATTATTCTAGAAAATGGAGAGCGAATAGGGGCAGACGACGTCATTATCAATGGAGATTTTGCTCATGCCATGACGAATTTAATAGATGAAGGTACCCTTAAAAAATATGCAGTTAAAAAACTTGAAAAGAAAAAATACTCTTGTTCTACTTTCATGATTTATCTAGGCATAGACAAACAGTACAAAGACCTGCCTCATCACACGATTGTGTTCGCTGAAGATTATAAAAAAAATGTAGAAGAGATCACAAAAACGCTAGCTCTTTCAGAGGACCCTTCTATCTACATCCAAAACCCAGGTGTAACAGACCCAACTTTAGCACCGGAAGGAAAGTCTGCTCTTTATATTTTAGCGCCGGTTCCAAATAATTTCAGCGGTGTAAACTGGGATGAAAAACAAAAAGATTTTCGGGATGCAGTATTAAAAATTGTAGAAAAGAAAACGGGTTTCAAGGATTTAGAGAGTCATATTGAAGTTGAAAAAATCATTTCACCAAAGCAGTGGGAAGAAGACGTGCTGGTCTATAAAGGAGCGACATTTAACCTTGGACATCAGCTCACTCAAATGATGGTGCTGCGTCCGCATAATAAATTTGAAGAATTAGAAAACTGCTGGCTAGTTGGAGGAGGAACTCATCCAGGAAGCGGTCTACCAACTATTCTGGAATCATCTCGCATTACGACAAAGCTCATCTTAAAAAGAGACGGACAATTACTGAATGAGCCGTTTAAAACCATGAAGGAAATGGAGAGTGCATTATGA